Proteins from a single region of Kluyveromyces lactis strain NRRL Y-1140 chromosome C complete sequence:
- a CDS encoding uncharacterized protein (similar to uniprot|P40514 Saccharomyces cerevisiae YIL067C Hypothetical ORF), translated as MGTGPYPSAEELNAPLICDDEEAQAYEMRDMLPAQDTTSNLTETGDDIRELRYSDNRPIWEKIWCGPINPEDEPPKFHLRWKTLKYLDGLPKRLFNSNLGNKALVRYGILIIYVSIWFSIVSSILFPYLLRAPVFSQNGSGEDITIMPLTCTQSLKSWKGENNACGTNAEFCTTTDNDFFVRCPALCDRAWIYSAQTVGNQRVKYREFNIGGGPTKDNAILSHPYRGDSAICSSAYHSGLISGLSGGCVRVSSQGPQAKFLSVNGKSGLSVGFDSFFPLSFAFTEMQDGIASGCYDPRSLVMALNIVFSLPIFFLYEAVIGYWTVTLAGFWTLLLIFDPPMLTDPTDLTTVAELISVGFERLLPLSFILYVIWKASVKRTLDNGSPLVKATLWFPMFWLGVMNNVTFDRLPVDRLTLKDLKELAGALLAVGSIISTILICAVIQTYSIWKSGRFAKYFKVLITVIMGVIALTLIPGLNLRIHHYILGMTLVMFCSTRGASAYLFQGILIGLVISGVGTWGFASIVETDLSLLRGEAGAAFMPPIFDFNESQPLTISWHPRNETAIPSELDGYSLLINDVERYVGPSSQIDLDLLLDGNLAFARLVLDSQQKSENNSIPLYIRVAHANTKNPIDKRGDYTNAAILQFPEGLWQDPSPGVS; from the coding sequence ATGGGTACAGGTCCATATCCTTCTGCAGAAGAGCTGAATGCTCCACTCATCTgtgatgatgaggaagcACAAGCTTATGAAATGAGAGATATGTTACCGGCCCAGGATACGACCAGCAATCTCACCGAAACTGGCGATGACATACGGGAATTAAGATATAGTGATAATAGACCAATCTGGGAGAAGATTTGGTGCGGGCCAATAAACCCAGAGGATGAACCTCCAAAATTCCATCTAAGATGGAAGACGTTGAAGTATCTGGACGGACTACCGAAGAGGCTATTTAATTCAAATCTCGGGAACAAAGCTTTGGTACGATACGGGATACTTATCATTTATGTGTCAATTTGGTTCAGCATTGTGTCATCCATACTTTTTCCTTATCTACTTCGCGCTCCAGTATTCAGTCAAAATGGAAGTGGAGAAGACATCACTATCATGCCTTTGACGTGTACACAATCATTGAAAAGCTGGAAAGGAGAAAATAATGCCTGTGGAACTAATGCAGAGTTTTGTACAACTACTGACAATGACTTTTTCGTAAGATGTCCAGCGTTATGCGATCGAGCATGGATTTATTCGGCACAGACGGTCGGTAATCAAAGAGTTAAATATAGAGAATTCAACATTGGAGGTGGTCCAACGAAAGATAATGCCATTTTATCCCACCCTTATCGTGGTGATTCTGCCATATGTTCCAGTGCGTATCATTCAGGTTTAATATCCGGTTTATCTGGGGGATGTGTTCGAGTATCAAGCCAAGGACCTCAAGCTAAATTCCTCAGTGTTAATGGGAAATCTGGATTGTCTGTAGGTTTTGATTCGTTCTTCCCTCTATCATTTGCTTTCACAGAAATGCAGGATGGAATAGCAAGTGGATGCTATGACCCGAGATCGTTGGTAATGGCCTTGAATATTGTGTTTTCTCTGCCtatcttttttctttacGAAGCGGTGATTGGGTATTGGACCGTTACTTTGGCAGGTTTTTGGACTTTACTACTGATTTTCGACCCACCAATGCTCACAGATCCAACAGATCTTACTACGGTTGCTGAATTGATTAGTGTGGGATTTGAAAGGTTACTTCCCCTTTCATTTATTCTATATGTTATATGGAAAGCATCGGTGAAACGTACTTTAGATAATGGTTCACCGCTGGTAAAAGCCACCCTCTGGTTCCCAATGTTCTGGCTTGGTGTCATGAATAACGTGACTTTTGATAGACTACCTGTAGATAGACTAACCCTTAAAGATCTTAAAGAACTTGCAGGTGCTTTACTAGCAGTTGGATCAATAATAAGTACCATTCTAATATGCGCGGTGATACAAACatattcaatttggaaGTCAGGTAGATTTGCAAAGTacttcaaagttttgatcACGGTTATCATGGGCGTGATAGCATTGACATTAATTCCAGGACTAAACTTGAGAATTCATCACTACATCCTCGGCATGACACTGGTGATGTTTTGTTCTACAAGAGGCGCCTCAGCGTATCTATTCCAAGGTATACTAATCGGACTTGTTATTTCGGGAGTGGGAACCTGGGGCTTTGCAAGCATAGTCGAGACCGATCTTTCTCTATTACGTGGCGAAGCAGGGGCAGCATTTATGCCGCCTATATTCGACTTCAATGAATCACAACCCTTGACGATTTCTTGGCATCCAAGAAACGAGACAGCAATTCCATCAGAGCTAGACGGGTATTCACTGCTAATTAATGATGTTGAGAGATACGTCGGACCATCCTCGCAGATAGATCTAGACTTACTACTCGATGGAAACCTTGCTTTTGCACGACTCGTGCTTGACTCTCAACAAAAGTCGGAAAACAATTCTATTCCTCTCTACATACGAGTTGCTCATGCTAATACAAAAAACCCTATTGATAAGCGAGGCGACTACACAAACGCTGCAATTTTACAATTTCCCGAAGGATTATGGCAGGATCCATCGCCTGGGGTTAGTTAA
- the SEC6 gene encoding SNARE-binding exocyst subunit SEC6 (similar to uniprot|P32844 Saccharomyces cerevisiae YIL068C SEC6 Essential 88kDa subunit of the exocyst complex (Sec3p Sec5p Sec6p Sec8p Sec10p Sec15p Exo70p and Exo84p) which has the essential function of mediating polarized targeting of secretory vesicles to active sites of exocytosis), with amino-acid sequence MPSSEIERISQLLKDDVSTESIRKVRENLIKEKSTVEYQLNKQSKARFQDAQSCLQLMTQAQRNMKSLKDDLRKVDSLSKENRSSIERYDIINDATRLHELMENTTAIHQKIIQYNDFLNELETLLDHELSHDPLESGCPSLLKIHFMITAARDFHDQMITLASISSIDVQTTMSKVFQRVPGCIEKFNKLLRDITYDIIEAVRTENQSLLIRLFKVIHVEECEDIKIIATRNIIKAKELESESKKSKKVSDKMSAFDTNNKKYTEYPTALGIATEINKGTIQTRTLPRGYKTFFLSTIHKGIQEMFTEVRNEYSGDKKFDVLNNLDWVFNELMVVRDHVTPLGPAHWKLFERYFEFYYDEIHKLITELVDSEPETIIILDILEFDKNFQSVLKKEFGFNKDRIKSIIGDSEKEQLLSDYLTLILNKMREWIGNLEKTEVVIFTERSSPPHVDSDNWLFLDGTKTCFQMFNQQVEVAAGSGQAKILVGVVERFCNLLLSRQEIWVQTINDQLEKCIEFNHRYEMNPESFTKENEFPGGLVEYLVAVANDQMKAADYAVAISQKYGSYVSKVHERAITAQIEKTLDGFAYVAKCATSGICKVIFDDLRTPYSEIFDKSWYGGNQTQQIASTVQEYLNDIKEQMNPFIFFSLVETTVEDALLKYVQCLKYEHSIKNKGNKFLDCIRRDFKIFYQLFVEYVPAEEKAMLDDKFKFAEYFIDLCCDTSDAVIESWKLCLETYWDCPLAVLQHILKSRKDVDKSDMKRMLAQAEAIQTSPQRIAQLKSMDLPATFISRF; translated from the coding sequence ATGCCGTCTTCTGAGATCGAAAGAATATCACAgttattgaaagatgatgTGTCAACTGAGAGCATTCGTAAAGTCAGAGAAAACCTCATTAAGGAGAAGTCAACGGTagaatatcaattgaataaacAATCCAAAGCCCGTTTCCAAGATGCTCAATCTTGCCTACAATTAATGACCCAAGCTCagagaaatatgaaatctCTCAAGGACGATTTACGTAAAGTCGACAGTCTCAGTAAAGAAAATAGGTCATCGATTGAGAGGTATGATATAATTAACGACGCAACTAGATTGCACGAACTAATGGAAAACACTACGGCGATCCATCAAAAAATCATACAATATAACGATTTCCTCAATGAATTGGAGACACTTCTAGATCATGAACTGAGTCACGATCCTTTGGAATCTGGATGTCCAAGTTTGCTCAAAATCCATTTCATGATTACTGCAGCCCGTGATTTTCATGATCAAATGATAACTCTAGCTTCTATTTCGTCAATTGATGTACAAACAACGATGTCAAAGGTTTTTCAAAGAGTCCCAGGTTGTATCGAAAAGTTCAACAAACTCTTGCGGGACATTACGTATGACATTATCGAAGCGGTACGAACAGAAAATCAATCACTGTTGATACGGCTCTTCAAGGTTATTCATGTGGAAGAATGcgaagatatcaaaataaTAGCAACtagaaatatcatcaaagcGAAAGAGCTGGAATCGGAGTCCaaaaaatccaagaaagTCTCAGACAAAATGTCAGCATTTGACACtaacaataaaaaatatacaGAGTACCCTACCGCATTAGGCATAGCAACAGAAATTAACAAAGGAACTATTCAGACACGGACTCTACCGCGTGGCTAtaaaactttctttttaaGTACAATTCACAAAGGTATCCAAGAAATGTTCACTGAAGTAAGAAATGAATACAGTGGTGACAAGAAATTCGATGTTTTAAACAACTTGGATTGGGTTTTTAATGAATTAATGGTCGTTCGAGACCATGTCACTCCATTAGGACCTGCTCATTGGAAACTTTTCGAAAGATACTTCGAGTTTTATTATGATGAGATTCACAAATTGATTACCGAGCTTGTGGATTCTGAACCAGAAACCATAATTATCTTAGATATTTTGGAGTTCGATAAAAACTTCCAATCAGTcttaaagaaagaattcgGATTTAACAAGGATAGAATAAAGAGTATTATCGGTGACTCTGAGAAGGAGCAACTACTCTCCGACTATCTAACattgattttgaacaagatgAGAGAATGGATTGGTAATCTTGAGAAAACTGAAGTCGTTATCTTCACTGAAAGAAGTTCTCCACCACATGTTGACTCCGATAATTGGTTATTTCTTGATGGTACTAAAACTTGTTTCCAAATGTTCAACCAACAAGTTGAAGTCGCTGCTGGTTCGGGTCAAGCTAAAATACTTGTCGGTGTTGTAGAAAGATTCTGCAATTTGCTTTTATCCAGACAAGAGATTTGGGTTCAGACCATTAATGATCAGTTAGAGAAGTGTATTGAGTTTAACCATCGTTACGAAATGAATCCTGAAAGCTTCACGAAAGAGAACGAGTTCCCTGGCGGACTTGTGGAATACTTGGTAGCTGTTGCTAATGATCAAATGAAAGCTGCGGACTATGCCGTGGCAATTTCTCAAAAGTATGGTTCATATGTTTCTAAAGTTCATGAACGTGCTATAACAGCGCAAATAGAAAAGACATTGGACGGATTTGCCTACGTGGCAAAGTGTGCTACAAGTGGTATTTGTAAGGTTATATTTGATGACTTAAGGACTCCATACAGTGAAATTTTCGACAAATCCTGGTATGGAGGAAACCAAACTCAGCAAATTGCCTCTACTGTTCAAGAATACTTGAATGACATTAAAGAACAGATGAATCcattcattttcttctcattAGTTGAAACTACTGTAGAAGACGCTTTATTGAAATACGTGCAATGTTTGAAGTACGAACATTCCATAAAGAATAAAGGAAATAAATTCTTAGATTGCATAAGAAGGGacttcaaaatcttctaCCAGTTGTTTGTAGAATATGTGCCAGCTGAAGAAAAGGCCATGCTTGACGATAAGTTCAAGTTTGCTGAATATTTTATAGATTTATGCTGCGACACCTCAGATGCGGTAATAGAGTCATGGAAACTATGTCTTGAAACATACTGGGATTGTCCGTTAGCGGTACTACAacatattttgaagagtaGAAAAGATGTAGACAAGTCCGATATGAAGAGAATGTTGGCACAGGCCGAAGCGATCCAAACAAGCCCACAACGCATTGCTCAGTTGAAATCGATGGATTTACCTGCGACGTTCATTAGTCgcttttga